gatggaaaaagatcgccaatattatgatcagaatcagagtaattcccacactgtgcaatgaaagtttttcgtctacgaaaggttctttcgggctcaggatcgaatggagtaagattactagtacctacggtcctagacatagacaaagactacaaaacaatgtgagatccggtctcaaagaacgtgagttccttgagtagtaacaaacaataatctaggataagcagtcaacaacagaaaataaaaccgtttccccggcaacggcgccaaaatttgacaggctaaagtcgtatcacctaataaaaaataacctaagtccactagctgggtagcaagggaagtcaggatcgaatccacaggaaaacaggcgttctttctactatcaattaattaaactagactattgggaacaagagttggttgattgattgtatgctaagactacaaACGACAATTAAACGattatgaatcaatatattaaggaatctagggcataggttcaccaacaattaacaatccaggacaacgaacaatcacgataatcaacaaggtaattaattagactagcatgctctctcgaatcgataccaatcatagacttagaattaacgggctctcgctacgtattaatcctaattccacctattgacacaagcctaaacatcaaattgcatctctcgaatcttaatttgatattacataactaccacaattaagcctgcgcaaatctaattgtatagtgaaataaaccaatcaataggaattaattacaatgccaacaatcgcaattattcaatgtcccttcatactaatcatggatccccaaaccctagaaattagactactcaagcatattaacaataaacaaagcaattagcatgattgaagacataattaagggcaaaacaaaatattgaaataagaataatacctaattgaagaacaatggcaaaggaaagcttgaattttggattgaaaataaactaagtgtttagaacaaattagagagaaaaacgcagcttaggaaaataaactaagtgcttaatactagaaaataaggtgTCCTTCAAATTAATCCAAGCTAAGTATATATAGTTTGCCTAAATTAATACTAAAAAAACGTAAACAAAACTCGCGAAATTCTGTTGCAGGTTGTCGTCGCCTGGTCGGGCGGCCTTCCACTCGACGGGCGACCAGCTCgaaatccgcccgacgggcgcaggcctgcccgccgggcggagggagatACTTTGAATCCTtctgcacgcgcccggtcgggcggctctcgcccggtcgggcggctctcgcccggtcgggcggctctttgtatgggcgcccggtgggcaccgggcgaagacccgcccgtcgggcgcccgCTGACTGACTGTTCTTCTTGCTTGTTCGCCCGGTGGGCGAGGGGAGATCGACCGGGCGGAGGGCTAAGTGATCCACCCTTCGTccgcaacaccgagtctaacctccggggctcaatcatgaacatctagggctcccgtaagtcgacaaTAGTCGTCCCGAATCCCCTCGGggtcgtgtagtggcctaaatcatcatgaaacgggtctaaaaagaccaatttctcactaagtagtcctgaaactcaaggcacactcaaatacacagattagtactaaaaacagctcctaagagctcatttgacgcataaaagtactaagggacgggggtgaaaacactatataaaacgcatatatcaactGCCGCCATGCTTTTATACGCAGAACGCAACGGCTTCATTGGTTAGGAGAATCCCTAGAAGGTAGAGATCTCCTATTGGCCGTTGCCCATGATCTTTTCCCGTCTCCAACAAATTCCGTATTCTTTGGTAAATCCTTGGACTCCTTTCGCTCATATAACGGCGCAGTCTATCTTGGGCTTCGGGCTTGGATCTTTACCTATCCCCGCTTGTTTGCCCGTCGATCGTCGTTACTTCCTTGTCGCTAGTGCTTCGTCGCTGGTCCTGTGTCGCCTAAGCCTTGTCGCCTGTCGTCTCACTTGACGCGTCTGCTTGGCACGATGTTACCTGCGACATGACAATACCTGgatgacacgacatgatcaaacgtcaaagcagttatgtcgttagtccaaaaagtgggataacaatatctcttaaataaatacggccgaaaaaggcaagtgtatcccttaaataaatacagagggagtactccGCATCTACTTTCTAGCTTAATTGTATACGAAGTATAACTTATCTTCTAATTCAGGCATGAATCGTGCCTTTTTCTGCATTTTGACTTTGGTAAGGAACTTAatttaatgttaaaaaaaaacataatttaaTTTATAAGACTTATTTAATTAACTATAATTTTTTTGAGGTAATTAGTTAACTATATAAAAGACAAGTTGTTGGAAAAATTatattattgattaattataaTTCTATTTCAATTTAGAAACCCATTAGATTTTTGTCATCGGCAAAACACTAAGATAATTTAAACAAAACACTTATTGGTGATTGAATATATATTAAATGTGCAGTACAATTCCTAACCCTAGAAGAAACTCGAAATTGTACTACCAATATGGCAATATACATGTATAGTACTCCGTACTTGACTTCATCAACTACGTACATACCTCGCCTCCATATATCTTTCTTGCCCTTTAGgagaaaaaacaaaacaaaaacacacaTTTTCAGCCACACCATCTAGCTAGCTATGGATCATGATCATGGCATGATGATGagcccaccaccaccaccaccaccaccatcatcatcatcatcatcatcaccatcaccatccaTGGGGCATAATAACATGAGCATGACTGACCATAACATGATGATGATGCACATGACCTTCTACTGGGGTAAGAATGGGCAAATCCTCTTCTCTGGGTGGCCTGGGATACGCACGGGTATGTATGTCCTAGCTCTAGTTATCGTCTTCCTCCTCGCCCTCCTCGTTGAGTGGCTTGCTGGCTCTCGTCTTGCAAAACCAGGTGGTAAAGGGTTCGTTTCATGCCTCCTACGTACCCTAGTGCATGCACTACGCATGGGACTCGCCTATCTCCTCATGCTGGCTGTTATGTCTTTCAATGTGGGTGTTTTTATCGTTGTTATTGTGGGTCATGCACTCGGGTACATGGTTTTCGGGTCAGGCCATAAGGGTTCTGAGGATTCGGGTTTCCCTCATTGACCATGTTAAATGGTTTTCGGGTCAAGCCATAAGGGTTCTGAGGATTCGGGTTTCCCTCATTGATCATGTTAAATGGTTTTCTGGTCAAGCCATAAGGGTTCTGAGGATTCGGGTTTCTCTCATTGATCATGTTAAATTTATATTGTTGATATGTGAAATGGCAAACGTACCATCCAAAAAGAATTATCTAAATGGAATAAGTACATACATAGTCTAAGAAGATTTTAGTATGTTAACGGTTAATTTGTAAAATATCAAATGATGTTACGTTATGGAGTACTTTGAAATAGTAAATACTTCAAGTATCgtatataattatatattagCAAATGGTCAAGAGTCTTTGTATCACAATCGCACCTTTCGATTTCCTCATTTTACAAAAAAATCTAATTAAATTTAGAACTCCTATATTGAGGTATACAAATTTAATAAATTACCTAAAAGGTTATCATATATGTTTGGAGTAAGTGATGAAAAAACACCGCAATAAATCAATATAGTTAGGAGAAATTAAAGTGATATCATTGGCAATTGAATTGGCATGCGATGATGAACGGATGATCGAGTCtaaccacatcatcatcatcatcatcatcgtcaccAATTAATCACCATACAAGGGACATATTAATTAAGAAGATCGAAAATGCATAACCATAATATTACGATGCACATGACCTTCTATTGGGGTAAGGATGGGCAAATCCTCTTCTCAGGATGGCCGGGACCCCGCACAAGCATGTACATACTTGCAATATTTATCATCTTCCTCGTCGCCTTCTTCGTCGAGTGGCTGATTGCTATCACCACCCAAGCGAAACCATGCGACAAAGGGATCGTTTCAGACCTCATACGGACCCTCATATATGGCCTACGTATGGGACTCGCCTACCTTCTAATGTTAGCTGTTATGTCTTTCAACGTTGGTGTTTTTTTCGTAGTCGTTTTGGGCCATGCATTTGGGCATATGGTTTTTGGGTCAAGTCAAGAAGAGGGTTcagtagacctc
This Spinacia oleracea cultivar Varoflay chromosome 6, BTI_SOV_V1, whole genome shotgun sequence DNA region includes the following protein-coding sequences:
- the LOC110803619 gene encoding copper transporter 6-like, which gives rise to MDHDHGMMMSPPPPPPPPSSSSSSSPSPSMGHNNMSMTDHNMMMMHMTFYWGKNGQILFSGWPGIRTGMYVLALVIVFLLALLVEWLAGSRLAKPGGKGFVSCLLRTLVHALRMGLAYLLMLAVMSFNVGVFIVVIVGHALGYMVFGSGHKGSEDSGFPH